One Glutamicibacter mishrai genomic window carries:
- a CDS encoding anti-sigma factor domain-containing protein, with product MDKHKNERTDSFAADALGDKEREQLLNQSPNSDQARQELDALQETAGLLGLAAQPVAPPPRLKANIMSAIRTTEQLPPVEDQEPTLDNSPAAAPATEAPREPGSASEPPVQQAGTGRGTQRFFALAAGVLLLAAVALGGLAINQTSEQRELENKMAAMASHEEELTRILSAPDAKSKTQTLEDGARITLSYSADEGLMAVSTSGMPALSSDKGYELWLISADGAVSAGMLTGPDADGMIMVSDPMKDITHFGITVEPAAGSPAPTTDPIMVQSL from the coding sequence ATGGACAAGCATAAGAACGAGCGAACCGACAGCTTCGCCGCGGATGCCCTGGGAGACAAAGAGCGCGAGCAGCTGCTCAACCAGTCTCCGAATTCCGACCAGGCTCGCCAGGAACTCGACGCACTGCAGGAAACTGCCGGGCTGCTTGGCTTGGCGGCACAACCGGTCGCGCCTCCGCCACGGTTGAAGGCCAACATCATGTCCGCCATCCGCACCACCGAGCAGCTGCCTCCCGTTGAGGACCAGGAGCCCACCCTGGACAACTCCCCTGCAGCCGCTCCAGCCACCGAGGCCCCGCGGGAACCTGGTTCCGCTTCAGAACCTCCGGTCCAGCAGGCAGGAACAGGGCGCGGTACGCAGCGCTTCTTTGCCCTGGCCGCCGGTGTGCTGCTACTGGCAGCAGTCGCCTTGGGAGGATTGGCGATCAACCAAACTTCCGAACAGCGCGAGTTGGAGAACAAGATGGCCGCCATGGCCTCGCATGAAGAAGAGCTCACGCGGATTCTGAGCGCCCCTGATGCGAAGTCAAAAACGCAGACCTTGGAGGACGGAGCCCGTATCACTCTTTCCTATTCGGCCGATGAGGGCTTGATGGCTGTTTCCACCTCTGGCATGCCGGCTTTGTCCAGCGACAAGGGCTATGAACTATGGCTGATTTCGGCTGATGGTGCAGTTTCTGCGGGCATGCTCACCGGCCCCGATGCCGATGGCATGATCATGGTTTCAGATCCGATGAAGGACATCACGCATTTCGGGATCACTGTGGAGCCAGCTGCTGGATCCCCTGCCCCGACAACAGATCCCATCATGGTCCAGTCGCTGTGA
- the infB gene encoding translation initiation factor IF-2, whose protein sequence is MAKPRVHELAKELGITSKEALTKLQDMGEFVRSASSTVEPPVARKLRDAFPGSNNSAAAKPAAAKPATPGAPKPASKPASTPGASSAAKPGSKPAAKPAAAAPAPAAPAAPATPAPKATPGAPLPGAAPKPGSKPGPKPGAPRPGNNPFSSQQGMRSTDSGERRGQNRDGNRAPRPGAPRPGGPRPGNSPFSSQQGMRGEGGQGGPRPSRDGQRGPRPGGQGGQGGPRPPRDGQGGPRPARDGQRSPRPAGQGGPRPAGQGGPRPAGAGAGGPRPGAGAGTTATPRMMPNRTDRPAPAGGGRPGAGGGGRGRPGGGNGGGTGGGFRPGAPRGRGGVGGAFGKGGAGRGKQRKSKRAKRQELEQMSVPSLGGVNVPRGTGDTEIRLRRGASITDFADKIGANPAALVTVLFHLGEMATATQSLDEATFEVLGEELGYKVLVVSPEDEDKELLEGFGLDLDAELEAEGEDVLEERAPVITIMGHVDHGKTRLLDAIRKSNVIEGEHGGITQHIGAYQINHQHEGRDRAMTFIDTPGHEAFTAMRARGAEVTDVAVLVVAADDGVMPQTVEALNHAQAAGVPIIVAVNKIDKEGANPDKVMGQLTEYGLVPEEYGGDTMFVKVSALQKQGIDELLDAVLLTSDVLELKANPDKSARGVAIEANLDKGRGSVVTVLVQSGTLCVGDTMVVGTAHGRVRAMFNENGENLDVALPSRPVQVLGMSSVPRAGDGFLITEDERTARQIADKRETAERNALLAKRRKRITLEDFDKAVADGKIDTLNLILKGDASGAVEALEDSLMKIEVGDDVQLRVIHRGVGAITQNDVNLATVDNAIIIGFNVRPAERVSELADKEGVDMRFYSVIYSAIDDIEAALKGMLKPEYEEVALGTAEIRMVFRSSKFGNIAGSIIRSGTIKRNSKARLVRDGNVVGDNLSIDSLRREKDDVTEVREGFECGIGLGSFNDIKEGDIIETFEMREKPRD, encoded by the coding sequence GTGGCTAAACCCCGCGTTCACGAGCTCGCGAAAGAGCTCGGAATCACTTCAAAAGAAGCACTAACCAAATTGCAGGACATGGGCGAATTCGTTCGCTCGGCATCCTCGACCGTTGAGCCTCCAGTAGCGCGCAAGCTGCGCGATGCCTTCCCAGGTTCGAACAATTCAGCTGCTGCCAAGCCAGCAGCCGCAAAGCCAGCAACCCCGGGCGCACCAAAGCCGGCTTCCAAGCCAGCTTCGACCCCGGGCGCAAGCTCCGCAGCAAAGCCAGGCTCCAAGCCTGCCGCTAAGCCAGCCGCCGCCGCTCCGGCACCGGCTGCTCCAGCGGCCCCTGCAACGCCAGCTCCAAAGGCAACCCCAGGTGCTCCGTTGCCAGGTGCTGCACCAAAGCCAGGCAGCAAGCCAGGCCCGAAGCCAGGGGCACCACGCCCAGGCAACAACCCGTTCTCCTCCCAGCAGGGCATGCGTTCGACTGACTCCGGCGAACGACGTGGCCAGAACCGCGACGGCAACCGTGCACCACGTCCGGGCGCTCCACGCCCAGGTGGTCCACGTCCAGGGAACAGCCCGTTCTCGTCCCAGCAGGGAATGCGCGGCGAAGGCGGCCAGGGTGGCCCACGTCCATCACGCGATGGCCAGCGCGGCCCACGTCCAGGCGGCCAGGGCGGCCAGGGCGGTCCACGTCCACCACGCGACGGCCAGGGCGGTCCACGCCCAGCACGCGACGGCCAGCGTAGCCCACGCCCAGCAGGCCAGGGCGGTCCACGTCCTGCCGGCCAGGGTGGCCCACGCCCAGCTGGCGCAGGCGCCGGCGGTCCACGTCCAGGCGCAGGTGCAGGAACCACTGCAACCCCACGCATGATGCCTAACCGCACCGATCGTCCAGCCCCAGCAGGCGGCGGACGTCCAGGTGCCGGTGGCGGCGGACGCGGTCGCCCAGGCGGCGGCAACGGTGGCGGTACCGGTGGCGGCTTCCGCCCAGGTGCACCACGTGGCCGCGGTGGCGTTGGCGGTGCTTTCGGCAAGGGAGGCGCCGGTCGCGGCAAGCAGCGCAAGTCCAAGCGCGCAAAGCGCCAGGAATTGGAGCAGATGAGCGTTCCGTCATTGGGTGGCGTGAATGTTCCACGCGGCACCGGTGACACCGAGATCCGTCTGCGCCGTGGTGCTTCGATCACCGACTTCGCTGACAAGATCGGCGCAAACCCGGCCGCACTGGTCACCGTGCTGTTCCACCTCGGCGAAATGGCTACGGCCACCCAGTCGCTGGATGAGGCAACCTTCGAAGTACTCGGCGAAGAGCTGGGCTACAAGGTCCTGGTTGTCTCCCCAGAGGACGAGGACAAGGAACTGCTCGAAGGCTTCGGCCTCGACCTGGACGCTGAGCTCGAAGCTGAAGGCGAAGACGTGCTTGAAGAGCGCGCCCCAGTCATCACCATCATGGGCCACGTTGACCACGGTAAGACCCGTCTGCTTGATGCCATCCGCAAGTCCAACGTCATTGAGGGCGAACACGGCGGCATCACCCAGCACATCGGTGCATACCAGATCAACCACCAGCATGAAGGCCGCGATCGCGCGATGACCTTCATCGATACCCCGGGCCACGAGGCGTTCACCGCCATGCGTGCTCGTGGTGCCGAGGTCACCGACGTCGCCGTTCTGGTTGTCGCTGCGGATGATGGCGTCATGCCACAGACCGTGGAAGCACTGAACCACGCACAGGCTGCCGGCGTGCCGATCATCGTCGCAGTGAACAAGATCGATAAGGAAGGCGCCAACCCGGACAAGGTCATGGGGCAGCTCACCGAATACGGTCTGGTTCCTGAAGAATACGGTGGCGACACCATGTTCGTGAAGGTTTCGGCACTGCAGAAGCAGGGTATCGACGAGCTGCTCGACGCCGTCCTGCTGACTTCCGATGTCCTGGAACTGAAGGCCAACCCGGACAAGTCCGCTCGTGGTGTAGCCATTGAAGCGAACCTGGATAAGGGCCGCGGTTCGGTTGTCACCGTCCTGGTCCAGTCTGGTACCTTGTGCGTCGGCGACACCATGGTTGTGGGCACCGCCCACGGCCGCGTGCGTGCAATGTTCAACGAAAACGGCGAGAACCTCGACGTGGCACTGCCATCGCGTCCGGTCCAGGTCTTGGGCATGTCCTCGGTGCCTCGCGCCGGCGACGGCTTCCTGATCACCGAAGACGAGCGCACTGCTCGCCAGATCGCTGACAAGCGCGAAACCGCAGAGCGCAACGCCCTGCTGGCCAAGCGTCGCAAGCGCATCACGCTGGAAGACTTCGATAAGGCTGTTGCAGACGGCAAGATCGATACCTTGAACCTGATCCTGAAGGGTGACGCTTCGGGTGCTGTTGAAGCACTGGAAGACTCGCTGATGAAGATCGAGGTTGGCGACGACGTTCAGCTGCGCGTGATCCACCGCGGTGTTGGTGCTATCACCCAGAACGACGTCAACCTGGCTACCGTGGACAATGCCATCATCATTGGCTTCAATGTCCGCCCAGCCGAGCGCGTGTCTGAACTGGCTGACAAAGAAGGCGTGGATATGCGCTTCTACTCGGTCATCTACTCCGCTATCGACGACATCGAAGCAGCGCTCAAGGGCATGCTCAAGCCGGAATACGAAGAAGTGGCCCTCGGTACCGCCGAGATCCGCATGGTCTTCCGTTCCTCGAAGTTCGGCAACATTGCCGGTTCGATCATCCGCTCGGGCACCATCAAGCGTAATTCCAAGGCACGCCTGGTACGCGATGGCAACGTGGTGGGCGACAACCTGTCGATCGACTCGCTGCGCCGCGAAAAGGACGACGTCACCGAGGTCCGCGAAGGCTTCGAATGCGGTATCGGCCTGGGGTCGTTCAACGACATTAAGGAAGGCGACATCATCGAGACCTTCGAGATGCGCGAAAAGCCACGCGACTAA
- a CDS encoding molybdopterin-dependent oxidoreductase, with translation MFAVAQFASAFFNSASSPFFALGSAIIDLTPPWLKDFAIATFGTNDKLALFISIAVVATVLSALIGLLAKRSFALACTAIIALAVVMSSAVAARASTSLLDITPTVLGAVAGIGILQWLSRLIAATTPRPSQDADASGPSRRTFLLSSALTLAAAAIATGVSTSLAASRNMADAARKALRLPRPRTKAKALPAGVQIDDPNMPQFITPNRNFYRIDTALSVPQVDPAQWSLRVHGMVENEFTMTFDELLDQELVETHLTLTCVSNPVGGDLVGNAKWLGYPLRHLLERAIPQAGADMVLSTSHDGFSASTPLEVLSDDRMALLAIGMNDEPLPFEHGFPVRMVVPGLYGYVSATKWVIDLEVTRFQDKAAYWTTRGWSERGPIKMSSRIDTPRPFAKVPAGEVVLGGTAWAQTRGISRVQVQIDDGPWEDAELAAEASLDTWRQWRFAWKDAAPGAHSATVRAYDAQGLLQTREKANPVPNGASGWQRLQFTVQ, from the coding sequence ATGTTCGCCGTGGCCCAGTTCGCTTCGGCATTTTTTAATAGCGCCTCGTCACCGTTTTTCGCCTTGGGCTCGGCCATCATCGATTTGACTCCCCCGTGGCTCAAGGACTTCGCCATCGCGACCTTCGGCACCAATGACAAGCTGGCGCTGTTCATTTCCATCGCCGTCGTCGCGACGGTCCTCTCCGCGTTGATCGGCCTGCTGGCAAAGCGGAGCTTCGCCCTTGCCTGCACCGCCATCATTGCCTTGGCTGTGGTGATGTCCAGCGCCGTGGCCGCTCGCGCCTCCACCAGCCTGCTCGATATTACCCCTACAGTGCTCGGCGCGGTGGCCGGCATCGGGATTCTTCAGTGGCTCAGCCGACTGATTGCAGCCACGACCCCACGGCCGAGCCAGGATGCTGATGCATCCGGTCCAAGCCGCAGAACCTTCTTGCTCAGCTCGGCCTTGACCCTGGCAGCCGCAGCCATAGCTACCGGAGTGTCCACATCGCTCGCCGCATCGCGCAACATGGCCGATGCTGCCCGCAAGGCCTTACGATTGCCGAGGCCCCGGACCAAGGCCAAGGCCCTGCCCGCGGGGGTTCAGATTGACGACCCGAACATGCCGCAATTCATCACCCCGAACCGGAATTTCTACCGCATCGACACCGCGCTGTCGGTGCCGCAAGTTGACCCGGCGCAGTGGTCCTTGCGCGTTCACGGCATGGTGGAAAACGAATTCACCATGACCTTCGACGAGCTGCTGGACCAGGAGCTCGTGGAAACACATCTGACGCTGACCTGCGTATCGAATCCGGTGGGCGGCGATCTGGTAGGCAATGCCAAGTGGCTTGGCTACCCGCTGCGCCACCTGCTGGAGCGCGCGATTCCGCAGGCCGGCGCCGATATGGTGCTCTCCACTTCCCATGACGGTTTCAGCGCTTCCACCCCGCTGGAAGTGCTGAGCGATGACCGGATGGCCTTGCTGGCGATCGGCATGAACGATGAGCCACTGCCATTCGAGCATGGGTTCCCGGTTCGCATGGTGGTTCCGGGCCTGTACGGCTATGTGTCTGCAACCAAATGGGTGATCGATTTGGAAGTCACCCGGTTCCAAGACAAGGCTGCCTATTGGACCACTCGCGGTTGGTCCGAACGAGGCCCCATCAAGATGTCGTCCCGGATCGATACCCCTCGCCCGTTCGCTAAGGTTCCCGCCGGGGAGGTTGTGTTGGGCGGAACCGCGTGGGCGCAGACCCGCGGGATTTCCCGCGTGCAGGTGCAGATCGATGATGGACCGTGGGAAGACGCCGAACTTGCCGCCGAGGCCTCCTTGGATACGTGGCGGCAGTGGCGCTTCGCATGGAAGGATGCTGCCCCCGGCGCACATTCGGCCACGGTGCGCGCCTACGATGCGCAGGGCCTGCTGCAGACCCGCGAGAAAGCTAACCCAGTGCCCAATGGCGCCAGCGGCTGGCAGCGCCTGCAGTTCACGGTGCAGTAG
- a CDS encoding YlxR family protein codes for MKLHQQRTCIGCRTVTGKNELLRWVLKDGAPLRVVSLDLKGSASGRGTWTHGTEKCVRQAVQRKAFARTFRSAVDDSQVVQEFTAYEDQLAARQQSGKHDESGSEI; via the coding sequence ATGAAGCTGCATCAGCAACGAACGTGCATTGGCTGTCGAACTGTCACCGGTAAAAACGAGTTACTCCGCTGGGTCCTCAAAGACGGCGCACCACTGCGTGTGGTGAGCCTGGATCTGAAGGGTTCCGCCTCAGGGCGGGGAACCTGGACCCACGGAACAGAAAAGTGTGTGCGGCAAGCTGTGCAGCGCAAGGCGTTCGCGCGGACCTTCCGGTCTGCTGTGGACGATTCGCAGGTAGTGCAGGAATTTACCGCATACGAAGATCAGCTGGCAGCACGCCAGCAATCTGGCAAACATGATGAAAGCGGGTCAGAAATCTGA
- the nusA gene encoding transcription termination factor NusA: MDIDLNALRILEKDRDIPMDVLIPTIESALLLAYNKTEGAMPGARAHIERSTGHVAILVEDRDNAGVLLGEFDDTPHGFGRIAASTARQVIMQRLREAEDAQVVGEYSARVGTLISGVIQQGYSAHMVQVKIGDLEALLPPVEQSPGEKYIHGNRLRAFVVSAERGNKGPAVTLSRSHPGMVRLLFEMEVPEIADGTVVVEALAREAGHRTKIAVRATKPGVNAKGACIGEMGTRVRAVMNELNDEKIDIVDYNEDPAKFIAAALSPSKVVSVEILDEAERRARVVVPDSQLSLAIGKEGQNARLAAKLTGWRIDILAASGGKEPQL; the protein is encoded by the coding sequence GTGGATATCGATCTCAACGCTCTGCGTATTCTGGAAAAAGACCGCGACATCCCCATGGATGTTTTGATCCCGACCATCGAGTCGGCACTGCTGCTGGCTTACAACAAGACCGAAGGCGCCATGCCAGGGGCTCGTGCTCACATTGAGCGCAGCACCGGCCACGTAGCCATCTTGGTTGAGGATCGTGACAACGCTGGCGTGCTGCTCGGCGAATTCGACGACACCCCGCACGGTTTTGGCCGCATTGCCGCCTCGACCGCACGCCAGGTCATCATGCAGCGCTTGCGCGAAGCCGAAGACGCACAGGTCGTCGGCGAATACTCCGCACGTGTTGGCACCCTGATTTCCGGTGTCATCCAGCAGGGCTACTCCGCGCATATGGTGCAGGTGAAGATCGGCGATCTTGAAGCGCTGCTGCCTCCTGTCGAGCAGTCCCCAGGCGAGAAGTACATCCACGGCAACCGCCTGCGCGCCTTTGTGGTTTCCGCAGAGCGCGGCAACAAGGGTCCGGCAGTGACCCTGTCGCGTTCGCACCCGGGCATGGTTCGCCTGCTCTTCGAGATGGAAGTTCCGGAAATCGCAGACGGCACCGTTGTGGTCGAAGCGCTGGCTCGCGAAGCCGGCCACCGCACCAAGATCGCCGTGCGCGCCACCAAGCCTGGAGTGAACGCCAAGGGCGCCTGCATCGGCGAAATGGGCACCCGCGTGCGCGCCGTGATGAACGAACTGAACGACGAGAAGATCGACATCGTCGACTACAACGAGGATCCAGCGAAGTTCATCGCCGCGGCCTTGTCGCCATCCAAGGTGGTCTCGGTCGAGATCCTGGATGAAGCAGAACGCCGTGCCCGCGTGGTGGTTCCTGACTCCCAGCTGTCGCTGGCTATCGGTAAGGAAGGGCAGAACGCCCGCCTGGCCGCCAAGCTGACCGGCTGGCGCATTGACATCTTGGCTGCATCCGGTGGCAAGGAGCCACAGCTCTAA
- a CDS encoding proline--tRNA ligase has product MVLKLSTTFLRTLREDPVDAEVASHKLLVRAGYIRRAAPGIYTWLPLGLKVLARVEAIVREEMNAIGGQEVHFPALLPREPYEQTGRWTEYGEGLFRLKDRKDADYLLAPTHEEMFTLLVKDLYNSYKDLPVYLYQIQNKYRDEARPRAGLLRGREFIMKDSYSFNIDDAGLDEAYMAHRGAYLKIFERLGLEVVPVFAQAGAMGGSKSEEFLHPTAIGEDTFVRSPGGYAANVEAVTTVVPEDIDYTDAPAFEVVETPNTPTIDTLVAAANELRPREDRAWEAKDTLKNVVLAITDPEGNRHLVVLGVPGDRQVDEKRLEATIGVALGINGEVAVEQANAEDLKSHPEIVTGYLGPALGLDKQLLGKDTEGAITYLVDPRVVSGSTWITGANEHGKHVFGLVAGRDFAFDGTIEAVNVLEGDPAPDGSGPLRTERGIEMGHIFQLGRKYAEALDLRVLDQNGKLQVVTMGSYGIGVTRAVAALAEAYHDENGLVWPKQIAPADVHIVVTGKGAEMLEAAEKLAAELEAAGQEVILDDRPKLSAGVKFSDAELIGIPTIVVVGRGLADGVVEVKDRATGERRDVKVDDVVAELTA; this is encoded by the coding sequence GTGGTTTTGAAGCTTTCCACTACCTTCTTGCGCACCTTGCGCGAAGATCCGGTTGACGCCGAAGTCGCCAGCCACAAGCTGTTGGTACGCGCCGGTTATATCCGCCGTGCAGCCCCGGGCATCTACACCTGGTTGCCGCTGGGTTTGAAGGTCCTTGCGCGCGTTGAAGCTATTGTGCGCGAAGAAATGAACGCAATCGGCGGCCAAGAAGTGCATTTCCCTGCATTGCTGCCACGCGAGCCTTACGAGCAGACCGGTCGTTGGACCGAGTACGGCGAGGGCCTGTTCCGTCTGAAGGATCGCAAGGACGCCGACTACCTGCTAGCGCCAACCCACGAGGAAATGTTCACCCTCCTGGTCAAGGATCTGTACAACTCCTACAAGGACCTTCCGGTCTACCTGTACCAGATCCAGAACAAGTACCGTGACGAAGCCCGTCCACGCGCTGGTCTGCTGCGCGGCCGCGAATTCATCATGAAGGATTCCTATTCCTTCAATATCGATGACGCTGGCCTGGATGAGGCCTACATGGCTCACCGCGGCGCCTACCTGAAGATCTTCGAGCGCCTCGGCCTTGAGGTTGTTCCGGTCTTCGCGCAGGCTGGTGCCATGGGTGGCTCGAAGTCCGAAGAGTTCTTGCACCCGACCGCTATCGGCGAGGATACCTTCGTCCGCTCGCCAGGCGGCTACGCAGCCAACGTTGAAGCTGTCACCACGGTGGTGCCTGAAGACATCGACTACACCGATGCACCTGCCTTCGAGGTCGTCGAGACCCCTAACACCCCAACCATCGACACCTTGGTCGCGGCTGCCAACGAACTGCGCCCACGCGAGGACCGCGCCTGGGAAGCCAAGGACACCCTGAAGAATGTCGTACTGGCCATCACCGACCCAGAAGGCAACCGCCACCTGGTCGTCCTCGGTGTGCCAGGCGACCGTCAGGTAGACGAAAAGCGACTTGAAGCCACCATCGGCGTTGCGCTGGGCATCAACGGTGAAGTAGCTGTTGAGCAGGCAAACGCAGAAGACCTCAAGAGCCACCCGGAGATCGTCACCGGCTACCTCGGCCCAGCCCTTGGACTGGATAAGCAGCTTCTGGGCAAGGACACCGAAGGTGCCATCACCTACCTGGTAGATCCTCGCGTCGTTTCCGGCAGCACCTGGATCACCGGCGCCAACGAGCACGGCAAGCACGTTTTCGGCCTGGTGGCCGGTCGCGACTTCGCGTTCGATGGCACCATCGAAGCCGTCAACGTCCTTGAAGGCGATCCAGCTCCGGACGGTTCGGGCCCCCTTCGTACCGAACGCGGCATCGAAATGGGACACATCTTCCAGCTCGGCCGCAAGTACGCGGAAGCCCTGGATCTGCGGGTGCTTGACCAGAATGGCAAGCTGCAGGTTGTCACCATGGGCTCCTACGGCATCGGAGTCACCCGAGCTGTCGCTGCCCTGGCAGAGGCCTACCACGATGAAAATGGCCTGGTTTGGCCAAAGCAGATTGCCCCAGCCGACGTCCACATTGTCGTCACCGGCAAGGGCGCCGAGATGCTTGAGGCTGCTGAGAAGCTGGCTGCCGAGCTCGAAGCTGCCGGGCAGGAAGTCATCCTCGACGACCGTCCGAAGCTTTCGGCTGGCGTGAAGTTCTCCGACGCTGAATTGATCGGCATTCCGACGATTGTTGTCGTGGGCCGTGGCCTGGCTGATGGAGTTGTTGAAGTGAAGGACCGTGCTACCGGTGAACGTCGCGATGTGAAGGTCGACGATGTGGTTGCCGAGTTGACCGCCTGA
- a CDS encoding YdeI/OmpD-associated family protein translates to MPEFTTTLSATGGNNVGIVVPDGIVLGFGRGKRVPVIVCIDGDYTYRNTISSMHGQFLISFNSETRAATGKGAGDEISVKLELDEEPRTVEIPQPLAVLLSAEPELLEAWNQLSYSKQRGHVDPIVAARGEDTRARRVEKVIKTLRGK, encoded by the coding sequence ATGCCAGAATTCACCACAACACTGAGCGCAACCGGCGGAAACAACGTGGGGATCGTGGTTCCCGATGGCATCGTGCTCGGATTCGGCCGCGGCAAACGTGTCCCGGTCATCGTGTGCATTGACGGGGACTACACCTACCGGAACACCATTTCATCTATGCACGGGCAGTTCCTCATTTCCTTCAACTCCGAAACACGCGCAGCTACGGGCAAGGGCGCGGGAGATGAAATCAGCGTGAAACTCGAACTCGACGAAGAGCCGCGCACCGTGGAAATTCCCCAACCGCTGGCCGTGCTGCTTTCAGCTGAACCCGAGCTCCTGGAAGCCTGGAACCAGCTTTCCTACAGCAAGCAGCGAGGCCACGTAGATCCGATCGTGGCAGCCCGCGGCGAGGACACCAGGGCGCGCCGGGTCGAAAAAGTCATCAAGACGCTTCGCGGCAAATAG
- the rbfA gene encoding 30S ribosome-binding factor RbfA, translating into MADSARAARLAKRVQVLMAQSLRNVIKDERIDNVTVTDARVTNDLQHATVYYTVFGDDQMKKDIAEMLEKRGGALRKELGRNLTIRLTPTLAFVADEIPEGASHLEELLAKAREKDAEVAALREGKDFAGDQDPYKKDEDAEEA; encoded by the coding sequence ATGGCTGATTCAGCCCGCGCCGCACGCCTAGCCAAGCGCGTGCAGGTCCTCATGGCCCAGTCGCTGCGCAACGTCATCAAGGATGAGCGCATCGACAACGTCACCGTGACCGACGCCCGCGTCACCAACGACCTGCAGCACGCCACCGTGTACTACACCGTCTTTGGCGATGACCAGATGAAGAAGGACATCGCCGAAATGCTAGAAAAGCGCGGCGGTGCGCTGCGCAAGGAATTGGGCCGCAACCTGACCATCCGCCTGACCCCGACGCTGGCCTTCGTAGCCGACGAGATCCCTGAAGGTGCCTCGCACCTTGAGGAATTGCTGGCCAAGGCCCGCGAGAAGGACGCCGAGGTTGCAGCTCTGCGCGAAGGCAAGGACTTCGCTGGAGACCAGGACCCGTACAAGAAGGACGAGGACGCTGAAGAAGCCTAG
- the rimP gene encoding ribosome maturation factor RimP, producing the protein MTGMPADTEQEAQRLTALLSKEVESHGLLLEEVTLRPSGKQMIVQIIVDKADGHDSVTLDELGEVTTTISNALDKDAAYASADPYELEVSSPGLSRPLTAQRHWVRALNRMVKISLGDGTKLRGRLLEVNDDDVLVAEHREPAKKGMKTKVLDPALHTFENIRKAVVDPELNFDDALLDTVDSEDLEG; encoded by the coding sequence ATGACCGGAATGCCGGCCGATACCGAACAGGAAGCGCAGCGACTGACTGCATTGCTTTCCAAGGAAGTAGAATCCCACGGGCTTCTCTTAGAAGAAGTGACTTTGCGCCCCTCCGGCAAGCAGATGATCGTCCAGATCATCGTCGACAAAGCCGACGGCCACGATTCGGTGACTCTTGATGAACTCGGTGAAGTTACCACCACCATCTCAAATGCCTTGGACAAGGATGCCGCTTACGCATCGGCGGACCCATATGAGCTCGAAGTGAGCTCCCCAGGTCTTTCCCGCCCGCTGACCGCACAGCGCCACTGGGTGCGAGCCTTGAACCGCATGGTCAAGATCTCCCTCGGCGACGGAACCAAGCTGCGCGGACGCCTGCTTGAAGTCAACGACGATGATGTCCTGGTTGCCGAGCACCGCGAGCCGGCCAAAAAAGGCATGAAAACCAAGGTCCTTGACCCTGCCCTGCACACTTTTGAAAATATCCGTAAAGCTGTTGTCGATCCAGAACTGAACTTCGATGACGCACTATTAGACACCGTTGATTCTGAAGATTTGGAGGGCTAG
- a CDS encoding sulfite exporter TauE/SafE family protein — MSVNGEPVSFWPLALLLLAALGAGWIDAVVGGGGLIQLPALLLFPGITPVQALATNKLGSIFGTTTSAITYYRRTSPDLKTAIPMALTALIGAFGGAALATVLPSEAIKPIIIAALIAVLLFTIFKPKAGELSRLRYTGHQHYLRAIMIGLVIGGYDGMVGPGTGSFLIIAMVTVLGYNFLQSSAKAKIVNLCTNLGALLLFVPTGHVLVGLGLAMGVMNMIGGYLGARMAISKGSAFIRIVFVVVVSALIIKLGSDMIFAGE; from the coding sequence CTGTCCGTCAACGGCGAACCCGTTTCCTTCTGGCCCTTGGCCTTGCTTTTGCTGGCAGCCCTGGGTGCAGGATGGATCGACGCGGTTGTTGGAGGCGGGGGACTGATTCAATTGCCCGCGCTGCTTCTTTTTCCGGGAATCACCCCGGTGCAAGCGCTGGCTACCAACAAGCTGGGGTCGATCTTCGGCACCACGACCAGTGCGATCACGTATTACCGGCGGACCAGCCCGGATTTGAAAACCGCGATTCCGATGGCGCTGACGGCCTTGATTGGCGCCTTCGGCGGAGCCGCTTTGGCGACGGTGCTTCCCTCGGAAGCAATCAAGCCGATCATCATCGCTGCACTGATCGCGGTCCTGCTCTTCACTATTTTCAAGCCAAAGGCAGGCGAGCTCTCTCGTCTGCGCTACACCGGCCACCAGCATTACTTGCGGGCCATCATGATCGGCCTGGTTATCGGCGGTTATGACGGCATGGTCGGTCCCGGCACTGGATCGTTCCTGATCATCGCCATGGTGACGGTACTCGGGTACAACTTCTTGCAGTCCTCGGCGAAAGCCAAGATCGTCAATCTCTGCACGAATCTCGGTGCCTTGCTGCTGTTCGTCCCGACCGGCCATGTATTGGTCGGCTTGGGCTTGGCCATGGGCGTGATGAACATGATCGGCGGCTATCTCGGAGCGCGCATGGCGATCTCCAAGGGCAGCGCTTTTATCCGCATCGTCTTCGTCGTTGTTGTCAGCGCGCTGATCATCAAGCTTGGCTCAGACATGATTTTTGCCGGCGAGTAG